In Helianthus annuus cultivar XRQ/B chromosome 3, HanXRQr2.0-SUNRISE, whole genome shotgun sequence, a single window of DNA contains:
- the LOC110929557 gene encoding uncharacterized protein LOC110929557 yields MCEICGGPHFTVKCPQYEGSSAYYYANPYVQPQPYFSQGYSSYQYEEPYHQPQQQNSEVYDQDQLDRILGMLVQLVATDETTQKMIQEHEVMFQNNQSILSDIRCSVEEMSRKLEEVIETENKGIIDFGCEEDEIMMQMANCGIVRESVEEVDEWQVYQKSLVKGVDVDEELDLGDSLGSLFDDEVEVEVEKKVLSWEDEFLGELEDLSDSEQGGEFDPLGDLENLEALLEGKPEKINEPTPHVEIKCGDLPKEVDQVVEEEEHHSWPVVLIINETKKSKPREKARKRKIKNRDWLQVKSWYKEERNEPLKQDHSSHYMPRIRFMPGKFKFWWSDPFLIFKFFYNSTIKFLIVYEERVELNGLDRVQIKEKPPD; encoded by the coding sequence ATGTGTGAAATTTGTGGAGGACCTCATTTTACTGTTAAGTGCCCACAATATGAGGGGTCCTCTGCATATTATTATGCTAACCCCTATGTGCAGCCGCAACCATATTTTTCACAGGGGTATTCCTCGTACCAGTATGAGGAACCGTATCACCAGCCCCAACAACAAAATTCTGAAGTCTATGATCAGGACCAGCTGGATAGGATATTGGGGATGTTAGTACAACTAGTAGCTACGGATGAGACTACTCAGAAAATGATTCAAGAACATGAAGTCATGTTTCAAAATAACCAGTCTATACTCTCAGACATTCGATGTTCAGTAGAAGAGATGTCTAGGAAATTAGAAGAAGTAATAGAAACTGAGAATAAGGGCATCATTGATTTTGGTTGTGAAGAAGATGAGATTATGATGCAAATGGCTAATTGCGGGATAGTGAGAGAGAGTGTGGAAGAAGTAGACGAGTGGCAAGTCTACCAGAAATCATTGGTTAAGGGGGTAGATGTTGATGAGGAATTAGATTTAGGAGATTCCTTAGGTAGTCTGTTTGATGATGAGGTAGAAGTTGAGGTAGAGAAAAAAGTGTTAAGTTGGGAAGATGAGTTTTTAGGGGAGCTAGAAGATTTATCAGATTCAGAACAAGGAGGGGAATTTGATCCATTAGGTGATTTAGAAAATTTAGAAGCCCTACTAGAAGGTAAACCCGAGAAAATAAATGAACCCACACCGCACGTAGAAATTAAGTGTGGGGATCTTCCTAAGGAAGTGGACCAAgtggtggaagaggaagaacaccACAGCTGGCCCGTGGTACTTATAATAAATGAAACTAAAAAATCAAAACCACGGGAGAAGGcaaggaaaagaaaaataaagaacCGGGATTGGTTGCAGGTCAAAAGCTGGTACAAGGAGGAGAGGAATGAGCCTTTGAAGCAAGACCATTCTTCTCATTACATGCCACGCATCCGGTTCATGCCAGGTAAATTTAAATTCTGGTGGTCTGACCCGTTTCTAATTTTTAAATTCTTTTATAATTCCACCATTAAATTTTTAATTGTTTACGAAGAACGGGTGGAATTAAACGGGTTAGATAGGGTCCAGATCAAGGAGAAACCTCCTGATTAA